The Legionella spiritensis DNA segment AGGCCTTCCGTAGTTCCTGTCGTTCAAATTGGCTCATATGTGTAAACTGTAATTTTGCATAAGCAATTGTTGCAGCACCTCCTTCCTTAAGAAACTCATCCTTAAACAGCAATTCAATTTCCTCATTTGGCGCCTCTTTATTGATTGGATCTAAAAGAGAAGGCTCTCCCCCAACAAAGGGGGCATTTTAATCGAGTTAGTATAGACTAACCCTTTGATTTGACGGTCAAAAGGAAGATTAAAATGCCCAAGAAAGATTGTATCCTAAATTTACCGGGATATTCTATTAAAAAGGTGAGTGGAGAGAATCCTGTTTATATTGAAGTGAGTTATCGTTGCGTTGTGCGCTGTATTCATTGTGGTAATAAAAAGTTACGTAAAAAAGATACTTTCATAAGGCGCATACGCCATGAGTCGATTGGATTGCGTCGCAGTTACTTGTGTATCAAGGCTCATAAGTATTATTGTCCTGCTTGTGGTCGCTATTTTAATCAGCGTTTTCCGGGGATAGGGAAGTATCAAAGAGCCAGCGAGAGTTTGCGTAAACAGGTGTTTCACTACCACAGCAAAGGAGTGAGTCAAAAGGATTTGGCTCGTGATTTAAAGCTGGGTAAATCAACTGTAGAACGCTGGTATCATTACGGTTATGAGCTTCGTCATAAAAAGATATTAAACCGTCTTTGCCCCAGAGTTCTTGGCCTGGATGAGCATTCATTCAATAGGAAAGTAGGTTATGCCACAACTTTTTGTGACTTGGCCAAACATAAAATATTTGATGTGGTTGAGGGGCGCTCCGAAAAGGATTTAGAAGGCTATCTAAATTCGTTAGAAGGAAAAGATAAGGTACAGGTAGTCTGTATTGATTTAAGTTCCAGTTATCGCAAGTTAATCAGGCGTTACTTTCCCAATGCGATGATTGTGGCCGACCGCTTTCATGTGATTCGTTTATTGAATCAATTCTGTTTGCAGACTTATCAGCAGATTGACCCTGAAATGAAATATCAGAGAGGTCTCTTGGCCGCATTGAGAACCAATCCCAATAATCTCACGGTAAAGCGACTCAATAGACGAGAACGTTATTTGCAACAACAACCTGTCATTGCTGCTATTTATTACTTTAAACAGCGATTACATCGATTACTCATGCGAAAACATCGTACCGCAAAGCAGTGTATGCGTTTAATACCCCTCTTTCTTAAACTCGTTGCCAGTCTGAAGGAAAGTCCTTTTGACTCACTAAAAACTCTAGGTAAAACATTATACCAATGGCGGGATGAAGTGGTTAGAATGTGGCGGTTTACTAAAAACAACGGCATTACGGAAGGGTTTCATCGTAAGATGAAGCTCATTCAACGTCGTGCTTATGGAT contains these protein-coding regions:
- a CDS encoding ISL3 family transposase, with protein sequence MPKKDCILNLPGYSIKKVSGENPVYIEVSYRCVVRCIHCGNKKLRKKDTFIRRIRHESIGLRRSYLCIKAHKYYCPACGRYFNQRFPGIGKYQRASESLRKQVFHYHSKGVSQKDLARDLKLGKSTVERWYHYGYELRHKKILNRLCPRVLGLDEHSFNRKVGYATTFCDLAKHKIFDVVEGRSEKDLEGYLNSLEGKDKVQVVCIDLSSSYRKLIRRYFPNAMIVADRFHVIRLLNQFCLQTYQQIDPEMKYQRGLLAALRTNPNNLTVKRLNRRERYLQQQPVIAAIYYFKQRLHRLLMRKHRTAKQCMRLIPLFLKLVASLKESPFDSLKTLGKTLYQWRDEVVRMWRFTKNNGITEGFHRKMKLIQRRAYGFRNFENYRLRVKVLCS